The Pocillopora verrucosa isolate sample1 chromosome 2, ASM3666991v2, whole genome shotgun sequence genome has a segment encoding these proteins:
- the LOC136279037 gene encoding tetratricopeptide repeat protein 28-like, with protein sequence MGEDGNGNLTTEAMIAFMNIAFLVALFLLNSDRIQKAIEICSECLILLNNTDQNSKDQFKTLLLQFYSAFNLLLFKAYRRISDYISAERYGRKLLVLYSESGDLEREGDISLALAEIVESQNRFTDARQLYVKAVNSKRLTGEQIGEASACARFGIMLHKLGENLKAKEHVERALAIATEIGDKEGEASCCENLGTLLQLLGECDKAKQYFKKALLIRTEIGDRKGEATDYGNLGTVFHSLGQYEKAIENLRKALVIKSEIGDRKGEASCYGNLGTVFHSLGQCDKAIEYLQKALVIRTEIGDRRGEALCYGNLGTVFQSLGQYDKAKEYLQKALVIRTKIGDREGEATDYRNLGTVFHSLGQYDKTKEYLQKALVITTEIGDRRGEASCYGNLGNVFQSLGQYDLAKEYLQEALAIRTEIGDIRGKASCYGNLGTVFQSLGQYDKAKEYLQKALVIRTEIGDRRGEASCYGNLGIVFQSLGHYDMANEYLQKRSSPELKLATGKEKQLTTEILVLCFSRSGNTTRLKSISKKPRHQN encoded by the exons ATGG gagaggatggcaatggaaaTCTAACGACAGAAGCCATGATAGCTTTCATGAACATCGCCTTTCTAGTTGCCCTGTTCCTGCTCAAttcagatcgcattcagaaagccattgagatatgcagcgaatgtttgattttgctaaataacaccgatcaaaacagcaaagaccaatttaaAACACtactgctacaattttacagcgccttcaatttacttcttttcaaGGCTTATCGTCGtatctctgactacataagtgcggaaagatacggaaGGAAACTGCTTGTCTTATACAGCGAGTCTGGTGACTTAGAAAGAGAAGGAGATATAAGCTTAGCTCTTGCAGAGATTGTTGAGAGTCAAAACAGGTTTACAGATGCCAGACAACTTTACGTAAAAGCAGTTAATAGCAAGAGATTAACTGGTGAACAAATTGGCGAAGCAAGCGCCTGCGCAAGATTCggaattatgcttcataaaCTTGGCGAGAACCTAAAAGCGAAGGAGCATGTTGAGAGAGCCCTTGCCATAGcaaccgaaattggcgacaaagaaggAGAAGCTTCCTGTTGCGAAAACCTAGGAACGTTGCTTCAGTTACTCGGGGAATGCGACAAGGCTAAACAGTATTTCaaaaaagcgcttctcatcagaactgaaattggcgacagaaaaggagaggcaactgactatggaaacctaggaactgtgtttcactcTCTCGGGCAATACGAAAAGGCTATAGAGAatctccgaaaagcgcttgtcataaaatctgaaattggcgacagaaaaggagaggcatcatgctatggaaacctgGGAACTGTGTTTCACTCGCTCGGGCAATGCGACAAGGCtatagagtatctccaaaaagcgctcgtcatcagaactgaaattggcgacagaagaggagaagcattATGTTATGGAAActtaggaactgtgtttcagtcgctcgggcaatacgacaaggctaaagagtatctccaaaaagcacttgtcatcagaactaaaattggcgacagggaaggagaggcaactgactacagaaacctaggaactgtgtttcattctcTCGGGCAATATGACAAGAccaaagagtatctccaaaaagcgcttgtcatcacaactgaaattggcgacagaagaggagaagcatcatgttatggaaacctaggaaatgtgtttcagtcgctcgggcaatatgACTTGGCTAAGGAGTATCTCCAAGAAGCCCTcgccatcagaactgaaattggcgacataAGAGGaaaagcatcatgttatggaaacctaggaactgtgtttcagtcgctcgggcaatacgacaaggctaaagagtatctccaaaaagcgcttgtcatcagaactgaaattggcgacagaagaggagaagcatcatgttatggaaacctggGAATTGtatttcagtcgctcgggcatTATGACATGGCTAACGAGTATCTCCAAAAGCGCTCGTCACCAGAgctaaaattggcgacagggaaggagaagcaactgactacggaaatcttggtactgtgtttcagtcgctcgggcaatacgacaaggctaaagagtatctccaagaAGCCTcgccatcagaactga